A genome region from Panicum virgatum strain AP13 chromosome 4K, P.virgatum_v5, whole genome shotgun sequence includes the following:
- the LOC120704763 gene encoding uncharacterized protein LOC120704763 isoform X2, with the protein MPRIPLIKFPKRNLKAPSPSAPASQPADQHATLMSRLGAKVEAPSSGEIKNYRFRSDVPSPPSHTAVGGPASLLPKRKPLTEEEIEAIMLGGSI; encoded by the exons ATGCCGCGGATCCCTCTGATCAAGTTCCCCAAGCGGAATCTCAAAGCCCCATCCCCATCCGCACCAG CATCGCAGCCCGCGGATCAGCACGCGACCCTCATGTCCCGCTTGG GGGCTAAAGTAGAGGCACCATCTTCTGGAGAGATTAAAAATTACCGTTTTAGATCTGATGTGCCATCCCCACCTTCTCATACTGCTGTTGGAGGTCCAGCTTCACTCCTTCCTAAGCGCAAACCATTGACTGAAGAAGAGATTGAGGCCATCATG CTTGGTGGCTCCATCTGA
- the LOC120704763 gene encoding uncharacterized protein LOC120704763 isoform X1 has product MPRIPLIKFPKRNLKAPSPSAPAASQPADQHATLMSRLGAKVEAPSSGEIKNYRFRSDVPSPPSHTAVGGPASLLPKRKPLTEEEIEAIMLGGSI; this is encoded by the exons ATGCCGCGGATCCCTCTGATCAAGTTCCCCAAGCGGAATCTCAAAGCCCCATCCCCATCCGCACCAG CAGCATCGCAGCCCGCGGATCAGCACGCGACCCTCATGTCCCGCTTGG GGGCTAAAGTAGAGGCACCATCTTCTGGAGAGATTAAAAATTACCGTTTTAGATCTGATGTGCCATCCCCACCTTCTCATACTGCTGTTGGAGGTCCAGCTTCACTCCTTCCTAAGCGCAAACCATTGACTGAAGAAGAGATTGAGGCCATCATG CTTGGTGGCTCCATCTGA